The DNA segment TCAACAACACCGCAAATATTTGTAGACAGTAAAGATTCAGTTAGGAACATATGTGTCCATTTACcatatacatgtatgacaacaCCACAATCATTCGTACATAGTGGAGATTCAAACAAGAAGTCAGATGTTAATTTACCATCTACATCTACAACACCATTTGTGGAAAGTAAAGATTTAGTCATGAACAAATATGTTGTTTTACCATATGTGTATAAGACCACACCAAAACCAGCCATAGTTAGTGAAGATTTAGATGTGAAGCCAGATGTTAATTCACTATCTACATCTACAACAACACCAAAATCATTTATAGATCGTGCAGTTCAAACTTCAGAAAATCATCATATACAACTCCagcgtttgaagaaaaaattgaaggtaCTACAACAGAAAGTTAGGCGACGAGATGCAAcagtttcaaaaatgaaaaaaataataaaggaaattaaaaaaagtggacataacaataaaaaagtggatgaaattttgaaaaattattttgacgGTAATCTGAAAGTGAGAAAGAGAAAGAAACATTTATTCAATTGAATTATCTTACAGGTGTTGATTATGTCCAGATAGAAATATCAGAATAAAATAAAgcaaaatgaaaatagaaatcaaAACTTTATGGACCCTTGAAAAGATTTTCCTGAAGAAGTACTGAGCTTTTTGGATCAGGAAATGATCTTTCTTGAACATTATAAGGTAATTTTATGGAATTATCAGCCATTTTAATAAATGTTGCTAATAAACTATTTTACATTCCTATGTTTATATTTGTAAATCTCAATACTTATCTTACACTCATTGTGTTTTCAGCTTCACATATGGTCCCAGAATAGAACCTTGTGTTGTCATTCAGTTCTGGAtcagatattattattttacTTTATTTTCATAGACTTATTATCTTTTTGAGCTCTTTTGTCCAGATAGGATTCAAGGAGATTCTCATACTCTTCTTATTCTGTAATTCTCCATCTGACCCTATCAAAGGCTTTGGACATATCCAAACATAGAGCTGCTATACTATTTTGCTGATTTAGGGACTTAATGATGAAGTTTAATGCGTTTACAGTAGATTTACCTTTTCTGTAGCCAAATTATTGTTTTACCAGTATATTATTATTCTCAATAAACTTAATCAatttatcaaagattataagttcaaaaatttcattcacaCTGGCTAAAAGTGATTTTGGTCTATAATTATCGATATTACTTTTGAAATAAATGGTGATGAAGAACTCACTCAGACCATATGAAAGAAAATGTACCAAACCAGTTCATGATAACGATAACATTCACAAAACTGCTATATATTATACAATCTGGTATATGTACAAAAATAGTAAGTATTTCACCTCCTTTGATGGTTTATTTTATAACTTTGCATTTGTTTTAGAGGAAAAAATCACTGTGTCGATTTTGAAAAAGGAACTCAATGCTTGTGATCTTTGTGGAATATATTACACACAACTTCGGTTTGAAATTTTCTGAAGATGATCCAGGaagttgttgaattaaaatgcCTCCAGAAGCTTCAAAAAGAATGAACGTTTACACAGCCTATATTCAGTACAGAAATGAAGAATTGTGACTGCTTATTTTCTTTAGCCAAA comes from the Coccinella septempunctata chromosome 2, icCocSept1.1, whole genome shotgun sequence genome and includes:
- the LOC123306795 gene encoding uncharacterized protein LOC123306795, translating into MVSNCVVKGCSNEHNKNKPKSFHTFPFKRPDILKLWITAVGRENWYPSMTSKICEDHFLPSDYLILNMPGYKRKKLKLDAVPSVFNIPPRLGKCITHTNIEKPMEGNLNIHPDIHSLSTSTTPIGALLDSKNLNPDVSLLSTSTTPQIFVDSKDSVRNICVHLPYTCMTTPQSFVHSGDSNKKSDVNLPSTSTTPFVESKDLVMNKYVVLPYVYKTTPKPAIVSEDLDVKPDVNSLSTSTTTPKSFIDRAVQTSENHHIQLQRLKKKLKVLQQKVRRRDATVSKMKKIIKEIKKSGHNNKKVDEILKNYFDGVDYVQIEISE